From the Chiroxiphia lanceolata isolate bChiLan1 chromosome 6, bChiLan1.pri, whole genome shotgun sequence genome, the window TCTTTCTGGAAGTCTGTCTGAactgttttttcctggtgaATACAATGCAGTTATTCTACACAGTGAAGTGCTTCCTAATTGAAGTGTGGTATCTCTGTTTTTAAGTAGGCCATCAGGATAGCCTAAAATTAGCTTCAGGCCAGTGTTTcctaaaaataactaaaaagtAAAACTTATGCACTTTCTGGATTGCAAAGCAGGATTCTTTACCTGAAAGTTCCTGGAATAATTAATTTGTGACATtgtaacttgatttttttaaaattgttttccagaTTCTTCTGAGTTGTACTTGAAGCCGCCAAAATGGTTCTCGCAGatcttggaagaaaaataacttcagcaTTGCGCTCCCTGAGCAATGCTACGATTATCAATGAGGAGGTAACTAGTGTGCAAATGTGATGGCACTAACACTTTAAAAGTTCTGAGAAAAAGTTCTCAGAGGCTGATGAAAAGCTTAAAGTAGGCTGATGTTGTCTGGAggctcttctcttccttcaagTAAAATTTCTACTGGAAGTTTTAACCCCCTGAGAGTACTGCCAGAACTTAAAACTAGATTTATACATGGATAATCACCTCAGACATAGTGGGTCCTGTGGTCAAAGGGTCCTTGAGTGTGGTGGCTGTACTTAGGGAGATTAATGTTCAGTGGAGATAATGCCAGAGGAGGCACGTACCAAAGGTTGGGTGGAAGGTAGGCACCTGCTCTCATTTATGGCTGTATGTGCAGCCAGACTATGCAGATGTGAACTAGGCTGGTAGAAGCTGAAATGTGGAAGAACAAATAGCTTTCAATGTAAGCTGTGCTGTCTGAAATGTGAGGAGTGTGTTGTTTGCTGCCTTTATATTCAAGCCAGTGTGTGGTTCTGGATGTTTGTTTCAGTTGGTATAGtctgtattttttgtaattaagaGTTTGAAATTATAGCTGTGTGTATTCTGTTATAGGACTGAAAAGCAAGATGGCAAACTAACTAATGTGATGGTTTAAATGTGCCTCTGAGTAAATAAATTGtcagaaactgttttcagatGGACAAACAGGTGGCTTTAGGTAACTAAAAAGTAGGCTTATTGAGAGCTGTGGGGTTGGAACTTGTGCACAGAGGAAAGGTTTTACCATATTGGCAGCTGGGAGACAACAAATCCTTAACTGAATCAAATACAGCCCAGTATATAGCAGTAGAAACTTTTATCCTCCAAGAGCTCAAGATGTGCAAATGAGGCCATTTATGCAGGTGTTACTTtgaaaaaatctttctgttcaagacttttcactttgaaaaatcTTACAACTAATAAACTGGGTTGCTAACCAAGGCACCTGCTTACCTAGAAGAAATACAACCAGAGCAGCTGTCCAgtttctgaaaatgcagataGCAGGGTGTCCATCTTGCATTTAAGGAATACCTGTATATACAGAGCTGGTGGTGTGACATGAGATTTTTTGGTGTACTCTCTGAGTACCCATAGGGAAGTTTAGAAAGTCTTGCTACCATATGAGTGGCTGTTGGCCTTACAGCAATAGGAAGTGTTCTGTTGTTACTATGTTATATAGTGTGCAGTTGTTACAATTGAGAATCCTTCTCTTCCATTATTACCTTTcacatataaattttatttatgtaggAACAAATGCACAGACTTTTTTTGTGGTGGTCAATCCTGTGTAttgtaaaacaatttttcttttatactccAAAGGTTTTAAATGCTATGTTAAAAGAAGTATGTACAGCATTACTGGAAGCTGATGTTAACATCAAACTTGTGAAGCAACTTAGAGAAAATGTCAAGTAAGTGAAATAATCAGAATTTATATAAGTCTTGATGTTTGTAAAAGTTGTAATTTGAGGTAACAGAAGAATTTATAACTATATTTTTTTAGACACACCCACTTTACCTTTaacaggaaaatgcagtttgcaCTAAACATTTAGCCAGtttcattaaaagaattttcatcAAGTTTAGCCATTTACTGCTGTTACAGGCTTTTTTCAAAAAACTGTTGCTCTCATCAGCTGAGTTGTCTGATAAACAAGTTCTTCATTACTTCCTAGACACTTCATCTTCACGTGTTCTGGGCTGCCTATAAATAGATCTGTGTATGTGACTAGTACTGTTACCTTGCCTGTTTTCAGATGTGTAATTCAAGTAAATGCAAGTCTGAAAGATGCAAGTATTTTAGAAACTTGTTTTTATCCTCTGTACAGAAGTGTCTCCAATGCATGTCACTTAAGTACATCTTATCTGACAAATCAGGATGATGCTGCAGTTGCAAAAACTTTGTTTATTACAAAAACATTGTTTATTACTAGGTTTAAGCAATGCTTTAAGTTATGCTAGTGTTTCATGGTTTCCTTAAATTCAGGTCTGCAATTGATCTTGAAGAAATGGCATCTGGccttaacaaaaggaaaatgattcAGCATGCAGTCTTTAAGGAGCTTGTTAAGGTAGGACTTCAAAATTCTGCATTATGTCACTTTTCTTGTACAGCCTGGGCTATGGAAGCAGTCCAGTAGCAAGCCAAGCTTTTAGGTGGTTATGTGGTACCTGCACTTATGCTTTCTGTTGTAAGGCTTCTTCCTATTGCAAACAGTAGTATTCTAATTGAAACTACTTTCTGGACATTTCTCAAGCTAACTTCAGTTTAAGCTTTAAGTTCACCTGTTCTTAGTCTTCAATTGAAATGTAAAGACAAAGGAAGAATAAAGTACTGTTAGCTTCTGGGCTGTCTTTGGTTGTCCCAGAACACACCTCTGCTACCCTAATGAAGATTTGTTCAGACTACTTATAAGCCTTTGAAAAAGTGTGTTAAGTGACAACCTAGCAGTTTATGGCAACATTTCTCATTAATTTACCTGCTTGGTCAAATCAGTACCTGGGTATCTGTTTTCTACCCTCCTTCCAGTTAGCAGTGTAATCTTTTGTTCTGTTAGTCTGTGCCCAGCCATATGATGGCTCTCAGGAATGTATGTACCTTCTACTCATTTCAGAAGTGAGGCAGCAATCCtaaaaagctttctgtgctgtgggatTCTCACCGGAAGAAGCTCATCCTGAGCAGTGACAGTGGGGTGGAGATCCTGTTTCTGTGTTGGTTGTTACACTTGTACCACCTACACAGGCCACCCTGACTGTAGGGCTTGgtggtagaaaaaaattaacactgttACTCTTGCAGAATTATTATGCATAACAATAGATATCTTCCATGGGCTATTGCTGTTCACTGTAAATCAGCAAGAACCTGAGCAAAATTAAGactaaatatgcaaaaattgTCTTGCTCCATTGAATATGAAACCAGGCCCCTAGCATGATACCAACTCTCTGTGCTTTTGACATTTGGTTTTGCTACATATGTTAAACTTTGTTCTTTAGCTTGTAGATCCTGGAGTCAAAGCATGGACACCtaccaaaggaaaacagaatattaTAATGTTTGTTGGTTTGCAAGGAAGCGGTAAAACAACAACTTGTTCAAAGGTAATGTGCAGTGAATCTCTTTGCatgggttttgggttttttgtttatttgttttggttttgttttgtgtttctttggttggttagtttggttttttccttggGGAAGGTGGTGGTCATTTGACTCCTTAGATAGGGTTTGCTTGTGATCTGTGTTATTTCTATTAGTAGCAAAATGCTAACTCGCTAAAAGGTAGAGATATTTTTGCAGAAGGGTTCCTGAGATGAGAGGAGTGGACAAAGTGATATTCTTTTGGGACAAATGGCTTGTAGGActtctttcaaaaatttttgAACTAAACCCTTGATGAAACAATACTGTATATGGATAAGAAAgattctttctatttttccttatttagtTGCCATCTGGAGTTAAACCACGACACTATAGTTCACTTCCTAGGTCAAAGACTAGTACTATGAATGGAACCTATCTCACTCCATTAATTATTGAGGCAAGCTACTGGAATTTGACTTTTGTATTAGATACCTCAGTTAAATATCAGTGTGTGGTGTGAAACTTCTTCCAGCCCGGGATTGATTGAGGAaatttacatttgtatttttttaaggctAAAAAAGAATGCTATGAATCAACACAGAATAGGTAGGagtggaagggaccacagtgggtcatctggttcAATCTCCCTGCTCAGGGAGATCATCATAAAGCACATAGCACAGCATTGTGTGCAGacggttcttgaatatctcaagtgagggagactccacaacctctccgggcaatctgttcctgtgctcagacactcacacagtaaagaatttattcctcatattcaggtggaacttcctgtacAACAGTTTCTAGCAggttgcctcttgtcctattgcttggcaccacccggaggagcctggctccatcctcttgacaccctccctgcAGGTACTTACAGTCATTGATGAGGTCCcttctcagttgtctcttcttgaggctaaacaggcccagctccctcaggctTTCCTTGGAAGAGAGACAatccagtcccttaatcatcttcatggccctctgCTGAaccaggagctccatgtctctcacactgaggagcccagaactggatacagcattccagatgtggcctcagtgGGGCTGAATAGAGGGGCAtgatcacctccctcgacctgctggcaatgATCTTCCTGCTGCACtccaggatgtcattggccttcttgggcacactgctggctcatagATAGCTTGTTGTCCTTTTGTTATCCTCTTGTTACCCTTGATATTCTtggccagatttaattccagatgAACCTTGGCCTTCCTTGTCTCATTTCTACTTACTCTGACAGCTTCTATATTCATTCCAGCTGGCCTGACCCCACTTCCTTCTCCTATGTAGTTCCTGCTTATGCTTGAGTAATGACAGTTCTTTGTTCATCCATGCAGCTCTCTTGCCCCCTTTGCCTGATTTCTTGCTCATCGGGATGCATCCTTCTTCAGTGTGGAGGAAGTGATCCTTTAATATCAACCAAATCTCTTGGACCCCTCTTCCCTGCAGGGCCCATTCCCATGGGATTCTTCCAAGAAGATCCCTGAAGAGGTGAAAATTACCTTTCTTGAAGTCCATGGTTGTAATCTTACTCGCTGCCCTGCTTCCTCCTTGCCCAATACTGAGCTCCACAATCTCACTGTCACTACAGCCAAGGCTGCCTCCAACCTTCACATCTCCAACAAGGCCTTCCCGGTTCGTTGGTGTAAGGTCAAGCAGCACACCATTCCTTGTGGGATCCTCCACTACTTGTGACAGGATGTTGTCATCCATGCTTTCCAGGAACCTTCTGGACTCTGTttcactgtgctgcttctccagcagatGTCAGGGTAGTTAAAGTCCCCCCCAAGTGCCTGTGACTCCAAGGCTGCTTCAGGCTGTCTGTAGAAGGCCTCATCCACTTGTTCCTTGTGATCAGGCAGCCTGTAGCAAACATCCACAACAACATCATCCTTACTGGTCTGCCCTTTTATCCTAAACCATAAGCTCTTGACTTGCTCATCATCCACCCCAAGACAGAGCTCAGTACATTCcaagctggaaggaaaaattattctgtggaaaaaagatgcatctttcttgcttttttttgtcatctgcTTTTGAGGTTCACATGTAGGTTCTACTGAATATATGAATTCCTCCGATTTCAGAAGACTTTCCTAGTGCTTCTGTAGGTGAACTTTATTTTGGAAGTTTGTCTTTGGTCAGTCAAGTGTTTTGTGAACGTACATTGTACCAATGAAGCTGAGTGTTACAAGAAAGTTAAGGATTCTATCCACCACTCTAAAATAGGTCCTTGCAAATGGAAATATCTTTGTTCCTCTGGAAGCACAGAAACCACGAGCTGTGCAAGTTGTAGCCAGTATGGTACTTGATATTGAAGATTTACTGTTTTGGGTAGTTTCTAAATGCTAGTCCAATTTGCAGTATTAACAATAGAATCCAAGAGTCCATAAGATGGGAACTTGAGTTATTTGTAGTCATTCCTAACTCAGAAACTGAAATCAGAAGCAGAGTCAAGCTGCTGTTTTCATCTTGCCATTAATAATTATTTACGACATACTTTTCTAAATAATGGCCATGCTAACATTTGATACTTGGAGTCAGTGGCCTCAGTTATAGGAAGGCTGGCTTGCCTTTATGTCTTCTGTGTGTGTACTTCAGTGACTCACAAGCTGTTACACAGTGTCATGTCAGTGGACCTTTGGTGTAACTGCttgttttggatttcttttcacAGTTAGCATACTTTTAtcagaggaaaggctggaagaCCTGTTTGATATGTGCAGACACGTACAGAGCAGGTAATACAGACTTTAATGATGTGGTTATCTATAATATTTAGAGATTTTCTTAAGTAGTCCCTTGACTATATCTGTCTTACAGGTGCTTTTGACCAGTTGAAGCAGAATGCCACAAAAGCAAGAATTCCCTTCTATGGGAGGTAAGCATCTTTCAGAATCAGTTTGGAGGACAATTTAACTCCAATAATGTATTGTTCCTTATTGAACATCTTGCACTAAGCCCCATCCAGTGTTGCCTAATAAATTAGGTTTTAGTAATATATTCTATTTTCTCTAATCATATAAAAATTCTACCTAATTTTGTATACTGCCAGGATTAGCAGGTAGGGATAGTGTAAGAAGAGATCAGGCTACTTTGTGTATAGAAGTTCATAGACTTCTACCAGACATATTCATATTTTCAGGAATTATCTTACAGATCAAAGGATATTATTTTTGgatgcttaattttttttgtcaagtAGAGGCAGAGGTGAACTAAAATAGCTTTTATAAAGCAGTAAATAACTTTCCTCTAAGCTTCACTGGAGGTGTACTGTCTAGGTGCTCAGTTAAATTGTATTTCAGGAAAGGGGTAGTAGAACTTAGTGCAGCTTCCAGCAGGTGAGACAGACAGTCCTTTGCACTTGAGTTCACAATGTAGTAGGGGTAAATGGCTCAAGAAGGCATATTTTTAACCAACTTTTGCTTGACATAAGAGAAATTCCCTCTTGAAATCCAGATACATTTATAGTTAACAAGTTTATAGTCAAGtgatgaaattttaaatgagTTTGTTTGGGAATAAAAAATTGCACATACAACTACTAGATGTTTCTCTTTTTGATCAGTTACACAGAAATGGATCCTGTAATTATTGCTTCAGAAGGTGTTGAGAAATTTAAGAATGAAAACTTTGAAATAATCATTGTTGATACAAGCGGACGTCACAAACAAGAAGACTCGTTGTTTGAAGAGATGTTACAAGTTGCTAATGCCATAGTGAGTAGTTTTGAGAAATATAGTAACTTCTGTCATAGTCATTTGACTGCAATTGATTTATCTTTGTCCTAATGTTCTGTGTAGATTTTGCTTTAATTACTAGATTATATTAGAAATTACAAACAGGTATGAAGAAGCAAAGGTTGAATGACAAGTACTtgataattttttcagtttaaattctTCTATCTGTAATTCAAGGACACTTGCATATAAGGAGACTGTCATTCTTGCTTtaacttttcagtttctttgtggaaaaactAGATGAAAGAACCAGTCTGATCTGGTTTCCTGTAACTATGAATACAAAACTTTCTGTGATTGTCACAAATAATTGTCTTAAAACAGAGAAGATGATTGGATAACTTTCAACAGTTTTGATATGTAAATGAAGCTGGTGTTTCTTGTATGGGTTTAAAAAGTCTGGCTACTTGTTTGATTCCGGTTGTCTTGCATGACAATATGACACTTCCCACAGAATTCCTGCTAATGGCTAACTTGTTGTCAGAGGAATGATGTCTTAAATCTCTTAATGTAAAACTGAATGGACAATTTGAGCCATTAATTGCTCGTTTGCTCAAGATACTGGCTAAAATCACTTGAAACACAACTAATAAGCACAAACCTATTAAATTGTAATGTTCTGTCTTGTAGATAAATCTTTCATGTAGTAATACAGTATCAGTTTTTCAAATGGTCCTTAGATAATATTGTTCATAAAATGTCCTGTTTTAAACTGCACAGCCCTTACATACTGTTACTGCAGCAAGTTCTGCTACTGAATGCATGAACATAACGCATGAACACTTTTCACTAAAgcaggaaattattattttgtgtatCTCATTTCTCCTAGCAACCAGATAACATTGTTTATGTGATGGATGCTTCCATTGGCCAAGCTTGTGAAGCTCAAGCTAAGGCTTTCAAAGATAAAGTAGATGTAGCTTCTGTTATTGTTACGAAGCTCGATGGACACGCAAAAGGAGGTGGAGCTCTTAGTGCGTAAGTATTGTGGTATAACAGTGACCAACATCTGGCCATGCACAGCCAGCCATGAAAGTGCCTTATTGTCTCACAGAAACCTGTTCTGTGAAAGTCACTGTCACATTGCACAGAATCTGAGATTTAAGTCGGTAACACTTAGATGCTTACCCTTCTTCTGATTGATAGGATCACCAGTTGATATTTAACTTCAGAATCAGATATTATGATGTATTTTGAATATAGTAGTGCATATTGTTACATGTCAGACTTCTGTCTTCTGAAAAGAGCATCAAGCAATATTCATTCCATATTCTGTATCAGGCATTTTCCCAAAAAGATCCATTGGGGTTTAATAGATATAGCTTACCTGAAgagttttgtttcttatttaatGCCTGAGAGTTTTTTCCAAAGGGGGAAAACCTCCACCTAGTCATATCTAGTGGCCTTAAAACTGTGATGCAAATCAAACTTCTGGATTGCCAGTGTCCAGCAACTTGGTAAAAAGTTGTCTGCAGTCATACTTACCTGAATTCCATTCTCACTGGACTTGCCATGTGCTGTATCTTCAGCCTGGTATGATTGTTCCAGCTGCGTTTCAATGACACAGCTTGTACTGAGCTGAGATGTGTCAAAACAGTCAATGTTAACTGACACTGACTTACTACATCACTGTCTGACTTCGATATGAAGTGTTACAGTTCTTGAACTGCcatatgtattttgttttatttatagcaTAGTGATAGAAACCTAAAGCTTTTGGTATCTTTATTTTGCTCTTGTTTTAGTTGTCATGCATTAAGTTGGCTGTATTTGCTCTGTACTGTCTGTGGACTGGAAGCTGAGTTTCATCTCAAAGCTAGTACCAGTAGTTGACTGGTGAAAAGGTTCTGAGTTTTCTTATGCCTaagcttttttcctgtgttgaaaacaagattttctgttgtttgaggtaccttgaagaaaatgtaatcAATGCCTGTGTCATATGACCTCCCAATATTAGGATAAACTGGAgatgatgtatttttatttctttcctctcaagATTCTTAAACTcagcaatgaaaataaacaacttcTATTTCTGTTGAtgattttttcaaagcagagtttgtattttacaaagaactaattagagaaaaatctttttaactACTGTCAGCTATACATCCAAATGCtggatgtttttttcattaataataatCAAGGAGTAAGATACTTTAGAGAGGATGCATAGTGTTGAGAATGCCTAGCTGATTATGTTAATAGATGGTACAAAACATGGATGGTTTTTTGAGAGACTGTTTCATAAAATGTATTGTACTGCAGAGTTGCTGCCACAAAGAGtcctattatttttattggaaCTGGAGAACACATAGATGACTTTGAACCCTTTAAAACACAGCCTTTCATCAGCAAGCTGCTCGGTATGTATGTACTATGTACAACTATACTTAAGACACTTTGAATTGGATAATGGAAAGtcaaagtgtaattttttttaatgttaatttcagaactgttttccttttccaggtATGGGTGATATTGAAGGATTGATAGATAAAGTAAATGAGTTAAAGTTGGATGACAATGAAGCGCTCATAGAAAAGCTAAAACATGGTAAGTTATTCCCAGGGCCTGAATAGCAGATGTGTTACAGTGATGTAATCATGACAGGTTCTCTGTGACAGAGACAACTGAGTTAATTTGTGTTATGTGTAGACATAAAAAACTTGCTCATGTGCACAGTGAAGAATAGCTATTCTTTCTCTAGTACATGTGGCAGGCAAGTAAACTGAGTTGTGTTTTTTGAGTGATGTCTGTCAGACTGTAACTGCAGAATAACTAGCTTAACAGTTCAGCATGTGCCATCTTAAACTGTTTATCCATGTTAGTAGTGAAGAGGTTTGTTTATCCATTTATCTATGCAGTATAGCATTTACCttgtaaaaatgaagaataattgAGAAAGGAGAGTAAGACCAAAATGCTAGTGTGActtctgctaattttttttttgttgttgtactTTAGGTCAATTTACGTTAAGAGATATGTATGAACAATTCCAAAACATCATGAAAATGGGACCATTCAGTCAGATCTTGGTTAGTTATCCCcaaaatcattttattttgtcagatTTTCACTGATATTTGACCAACTTCTGTAAACTTAGAACTCTTCATTGAAACTGGTGTTATAGTCTGTGCTATATGTTTTTCAAAAGGTGAAATTTGTCTACTGTATGCATAACTACTGAACTAAAAGTTGTTCTCTATATTTCTGGCTGCTTAGTTAAAGTTAGCTTTGCCTATTCTGatacagcttttgtttttcacttttgaaaCAAGGGCATGATCCCTGGTTTTGGAACCGACTTCATGAGTAAAGGTAATGAACAGGAATCAATGGCAAGGCTAAAGAAATTGATGACTATAATGGACAGTATGAATGATCAAGGTAAAACAAATGTCATGggctatttttctttctccattgtTGAACAAGCTTATTTAGAGAtcattttggaaacaaaaagacGTTGCAACATCTACTGTGACAGAAAATGATGAGAAATAATTAAGACTCTTAGAAATGGAAAGGAGTATGCATGTCTCCAACTATCCGAATAAGTCTAAATATTTAGAGATACCTTGATGACTGCCAGTTGTTGCTCTGTCTTGTGTAGGGTAGGTGGGATTTTGAAGCATTCTATTGGaaattcatgtatttttatttttatattgtaacTGTTCTTAAATTATTAATGCTACACTTGCAAATTAAAAAGCTTCTTAATCTTTAAACTGGCATTATTGTCTTTTTTCCTACCCACCATCAGATTTACTTGGTGATATAGCCTGGTCTCTGGAATCCACCCATAACTCCTGCTCTTATCCTTGGTCTAAACACATTAATATGGCTTAAGACCAAGTATGCTGAGAACATAATTTAttcagacaattttttttctatcatgGTGATTAACATATGAAGATAACAGCTTTTTAGTATTACTTCCTAGAATGTTACGTCTCaattatttatgtaaaattCTGCATTGTCACTTCTAAAACTAGGTTTTTTGTTCTCTGGCTAAAAACTAAATTCTCAACTAGGAGAACAGGTTTGCTACCAGCTGTAACAGTTTTTAATGTCAGTAACTCAatatatctttcttttccacattCTAATTGCAGAACTTGACAGTACAGATGGTGCCAAAGTTTTCAGTAAGCAGCCAGGAAGAATCCAAAGAGTAGCAAGAGGTTCAGGTGTTTCTACCAGAGATGTTCAGGAGCTTTTGACCCAATACACTAAGTTTGCACAGATGGTGAAAAAGATGGGAGGCATCAAAGGGCTTTTCAAAGGtaagaaaaacccaacaccacaaaaccaaccaaccaaaccaaaagtaaacaaacaaaccacccccccccccccccccaaaaaaaaaccccaaaccaaaaactaaAATTTATGAACTTGGTGGGGACATTACTTCATGTGTGAACACAGAGGAAATGTGAAAACATTGATTagggagaggagaaagtgaCTTGTAGCTCACTCATTTTCATGATGTAACTTTATGTAACTAGTAAGGTCTGCACTGTTCTTCATGCCACTAATGTGTAACTTAGCAGGGAAAGCCACTGTATTTCTATGAATGTAGACTTGATTACTACCACAGTACTAACACTGCAATCTGTTATGTGGGGTGCAGGGACAGTTGATCTTTAAAGTAACTTTAACTGGCTGATGTAGTAACTTTTGATAATGGACTCATGGATTTGAATTTAGAATTAGAAGGTAacattcagatttatttctagCCCCATATGCtaatccactttttttttttttaggtggtGATATGTCAAAGAATGTAAACCCATCTCAGCTGGCCAAACTGAACCAACAGATGGCAAAGATGATGGATCCAAGAGTTCTTCATCATATGGGTATGTGCTGACTTTTTATAGCTTCAAGAGAGGACAGTTATGGTGGAGCATTTGAAATAGAGAAGTGAGGAATGTCATATGGGAATATCTGCATTATATATCGGTATTAAGTATTTCTAAAACTTTCTAACAAGAATCCGAAAGTTTAGTCCAAATGCTTTGCACTTTCCAGTGCTTAATCTAGCCTTTTCGTTTGGATTCAGCTCTCAAAATGAGCAATTGGAATGGTGTCTGGGAACAGTGATGACTGGAGGAATGACTGTGGTAAAGCAAATCTGCCTaaacttcccttcccttccaagCTTTGCTTCAAGTAATTAAATCTGATAAGAGCAGCTTTAAATAAAGACTCGCATACTAGAACCTTACTAATCGATACTGGTCATTGCTTCAAGGTTTTTTCTTTAGTTCATAATGCACAGGTCATTGTAAAACCTACTTTAAACCTGGTGTTTTGCAGGCCTTTCTATAATTAGTCATTCAGTTTTTTACTTTCAGTAGCTGTTTTAGCCTATTTCGACAGTCTTGGGCTTCTGCATTTGTATATGACTGAAATAGTGTGTGTACTTTAATGAGACCTcgagcaggagagctgggcttCAGAGTTAACACATTATGTTCTCACTTTCTGCAGGTGGCATGGCAGGTTTGCAGTC encodes:
- the SRP54 gene encoding signal recognition particle 54 kDa protein, whose translation is MVLADLGRKITSALRSLSNATIINEEVLNAMLKEVCTALLEADVNIKLVKQLRENVKSAIDLEEMASGLNKRKMIQHAVFKELVKLVDPGVKAWTPTKGKQNIIMFVGLQGSGKTTTCSKLAYFYQRKGWKTCLICADTYRAGAFDQLKQNATKARIPFYGSYTEMDPVIIASEGVEKFKNENFEIIIVDTSGRHKQEDSLFEEMLQVANAIQPDNIVYVMDASIGQACEAQAKAFKDKVDVASVIVTKLDGHAKGGGALSAVAATKSPIIFIGTGEHIDDFEPFKTQPFISKLLGMGDIEGLIDKVNELKLDDNEALIEKLKHGQFTLRDMYEQFQNIMKMGPFSQILGMIPGFGTDFMSKGNEQESMARLKKLMTIMDSMNDQELDSTDGAKVFSKQPGRIQRVARGSGVSTRDVQELLTQYTKFAQMVKKMGGIKGLFKGGDMSKNVNPSQLAKLNQQMAKMMDPRVLHHMGGMAGLQSMMRQFQQGAAGNMKGMMGFNNM